The Trypanosoma brucei brucei TREU927 chromosome 4, complete sequence genomic sequence CTTTCGGAGGCGCTCCTCGCGGCGGATGCGATCCTTCTTGAGTGGACCATACCACTggctcttttccttcttcgtcTGGAATCGACCATGACCGATTTTACTGCTTGTGTCGATAAACTTCAGCGTAATCTTCTCCGTGAGTTTGCGCGATGTTTGCGGGGCCATGGGGCGACGGAGTGTGATGACACGGCGACGAGGACCGGCAACAGAACCCTTCAGCATCACGTAGTCGTTGCGGACAGTACCGTAGCCAACAAAACCACCCATCGGAGTGATGGTCTTAGCGGTAAGATCATAAGCAGTTGTGGCTTGGTTGGGTTCCATGGAAACTGCACGACCGAGCTGGTAAATCTTCTTGTTGAGGTGTGTACGGTGGTGGTAACCATGCTGACCAGCACGAGCAACGGTGTACATGACACGAGACGGATGCCATGCGCCAATGCACGCAACCTTACGTAGACCACGGTGAGTTTTACGTGGTAGGCACGCAACACCCCAACGTTTCACGACACCAGTGAAACCATGGCCCTTAGTCACAGCGCACACGTCACATGCCTCCGACTGTTGGAACACAGAGTCGATGCGAACTTCCTTCTCAAGTAGCGATTTGGCGAGTTCAATCTTCTGCGCAATGGTGCCGCCGTTAATTTGGATCTCGCTTACGTGAGCCTTCTTCACACCAACGCGGTTGTTGCGCAGCTTGCGGAGTTGCGTGTGTGCCACCACACGGATGATGTCAGCCTTCTTTTCGAATGCCTTCAACGTCCGTGCTTCAGCGAGACGTCCCTCTGTTGTGCGAGCGAACTGCTTGCGCTTCGTGAAGGCGAGCTGTGCGGACTGTTTCCAGTTCTTGTAGAAGCGCCGGCGGAATTCCACGCTGGTGTGGTGTGCCCACACGGTGCCAATCGTCTTGTGGCCCACAGGTGTCTGCCGATAGCCAACAATTCCGACAACAACCATCGGCGGTGCCTCAAGAATTGTCACTGGTTCCACAACCTCTTTCTTGTTCACCTTTGACCCCGGACGGTCGACATCACGCACAATATGCGTCATACCAGCCTTGTACACCATGAAACTGGTGAGATGAGGTTTCTGTGAGGGATCATCCTTGGGGAAAGAACGTGCTCGGCCACGAATCTGACGGCTGCGTTTGCGGGGAAGGAACCCAAGATGGCCGTGACGGGGGTGCTCGAACTTGCAGTGAGAcatgttggtgtgctcgCTTGTTCCTAATGCAATTCGCGCAATTATATGTGACAACAAAGTAAAAGTGATAATTAcagataaagaaaagagagaaagaaaagggggaaaagtaagCGTGCGGTTAATAAGAATAAAGGGAGTAAGCGGCGGTGAGCGCTAGTCAGCACCGGCGCCTTGTGTTGTTGGGTATTCATTTGCTGTTTTGAAAGAAATGTGAGTAAGCGGTTGTAGTGTATCTTACTCATCTAACCGATGCTTAGATCTGTTTGCTGTGTTGTCTGTCCCTTCGGCACTTCAAATTCTTGGATGCATGTGTTT encodes the following:
- a CDS encoding ribosomal protein L3, mitochondrial, putative (similar to GB:AAF62506.1: ribosomal protein L3 {Trypanoplasma borreli}) encodes the protein MSHCKFEHPRHGHLGFLPRKRSRQIRGRARSFPKDDPSQKPHLTSFMVYKAGMTHIVRDVDRPGSKVNKKEVVEPVTILEAPPMVVVGIVGYRQTPVGHKTIGTVWAHHTSVEFRRRFYKNWKQSAQLAFTKRKQFARTTEGRLAEARTLKAFEKKADIIRVVAHTQLRKLRNNRVGVKKAHVSEIQINGGTIAQKIELAKSLLEKEVRIDSVFQQSEACDVCAVTKGHGFTGVVKRWGVACLPRKTHRGLRKVACIGAWHPSRVMYTVARAGQHGYHHRTHLNKKIYQLGRAVSMEPNQATTAYDLTAKTITPMGGFVGYGTVRNDYVMLKGSVAGPRRRVITLRRPMAPQTSRKLTEKITLKFIDTSSKIGHGRFQTKKEKSQWYGPLKKDRIRREERLRKERAARAAERKAKGGATTTAAPRKSKK